One region of Syntrophobacter fumaroxidans MPOB genomic DNA includes:
- a CDS encoding ATP-binding protein: MRGLFPELPKGAKCTRCKAQATIRLPHHHAIFCSECFLQFFRNAVAKALKKFGTTPRTPLLVAVSGGKDSLAMWNVLRDLGYETKGLHIDLGIEAGFSRASAEAIERFASPRNLPWVTYSLKETIGYSITDIRRKTRRKICSVCGFLKRQMLNRLTIREDYRALAVGHNLDDEAGRLLGNIVRHRTRYFEKQYPYLPSDHPRLPARLKPLYRLEADEIRIYCAETGIMPLDDRCPLSRGATSHMFKEALDFLEDRMPGTKRDFLFSFLKKREQPSLDPDIGSCTRCGEPCYGETCSVCRLLNQLRGEDPP, from the coding sequence ATGCGCGGATTGTTCCCGGAGCTTCCCAAGGGAGCCAAATGCACGCGGTGCAAGGCGCAGGCCACGATCCGCCTGCCTCACCATCATGCGATTTTCTGTTCGGAATGTTTCCTTCAGTTTTTCCGGAATGCCGTCGCCAAGGCGCTCAAGAAATTCGGCACCACTCCGCGCACGCCTCTGCTGGTGGCCGTGTCGGGAGGCAAGGATTCTCTGGCGATGTGGAACGTCCTGCGGGATCTCGGGTACGAGACCAAGGGGCTTCACATCGATCTGGGCATCGAGGCCGGGTTTTCCCGCGCCTCCGCGGAAGCGATCGAACGCTTCGCCTCGCCCAGAAACCTCCCGTGGGTCACGTACTCCCTGAAGGAAACCATCGGCTACAGCATCACCGACATCCGTCGCAAGACCCGGCGCAAGATCTGCTCGGTGTGCGGTTTCCTCAAACGCCAGATGCTGAACCGTCTCACCATTCGGGAAGACTACCGGGCGCTCGCCGTCGGTCACAACCTCGACGACGAGGCCGGACGACTCCTCGGGAACATAGTGCGGCACCGCACCCGGTACTTCGAAAAACAGTACCCTTATCTGCCGTCCGACCACCCCCGGCTTCCGGCCAGGCTGAAGCCCCTCTATCGCCTGGAAGCCGATGAAATCCGCATCTACTGCGCCGAGACGGGCATAATGCCCCTGGATGACCGATGCCCGCTCTCCCGTGGAGCCACCAGCCACATGTTCAAGGAAGCGCTCGATTTCCTGGAAGACAGAATGCCCGGGACGAAAAGGGACTTCCTGTTCTCCTTCCTGAAAAAGCGGGAGCAGCCGTCGCTCGACCCGGACATCGGTTCCTGCACCCGGTGCGGAGAGCCGTGCTACGGGGAGACGTGCAGCGTATGTCGCCTGTTGAATCAGCTGCGGGGCGAGGACCCGCCCTGA